In Nymphalis io chromosome 13, ilAglIoxx1.1, whole genome shotgun sequence, one genomic interval encodes:
- the LOC126772879 gene encoding uncharacterized protein LOC126772879, translated as MSNICFLVLASLLCYVQCLPLESSSKSASKDSLHLFVNNSTKSTNYHLTSVMDELEDIDDEIARELDSILPYINFLFDTLLGRPNDEEDDDRCMNDVIIQLVADKESTTEGQDKATEPAATAE; from the exons ATGTCGAATATTTGCTTTTTGGTTTTAGCTTCGTTGCTTTGCTAT GTACAATGTCTGCCTCTTGAATCAAGCAGCAAGTCAGCTTCAAAGGATTCTCTTCATCTATTCGTGAACAATTCAACGAAATCAACTAACTATCACCTTACATCAGTTATGGATGAACTCGAAGATATAGATGATGAAATCGCTAGAGAACTGGATTCTATATTACCTTATATTAATTTCctg TTCGATACACTACTGGGACGTCCTAATGATGAAGAAGATGATGATCGTTGTATGAATGACGTAATTATTCAACTTGTAGCAGATAAGGAATCTACAACAGAGGGTCAAGACAAAGCCACTGAACCTGCTGCTACAgccgaataa